CTTCAGTTGGTTGCTCTGTGCATACTCTATCATATTTCGATTTGGATATGCAGCAGGCTGCCCATGGACGTGCACCTGCAGTGGCCACAGGAATTAAAAGGGTCCTTCCTAAACAGATTGTTTTTACTTACCAGGGAGATGGAGACCTAGGGGCCATCGGAATCGGGGAAATGTTTCATGCTACAGCCCGCGGGGAGAAAATAACTGTGATCTATGTGAACAATGCTGTTTACGGTATGACAGGGGGGCAAATGGCCCCAACTACTCTTATCGGGCAAGCGACCTCGACCACACCTGATGGCCGTTTACCCGATCGAGACGGTTTTCCGATTAAGGTGGCTGAGCTGGTTAGTATGATTGATGGGAGCGCATTTGTAGCTCGAACTTCAGTTCATAACCCTGTTAATGTTGCCAGGACTAAAAAAGCTATCAGGATGGCATTTCAGGCTCAGATGAATAGGCTGGGACTTGGTTTGGTCGAGGTTCTGTCCCCATGCCCCACTAACTGGCATCTCTCCCCTTCGGAGGCCATGAAATGGATAGAAAATGTCATGATAAAGTCTTTTCCCCTAGGTATTATGAAAAGCTTGGAAAGGTAAGGGAACGGATAAGAAGGAGAGGCCGTATGGGAATGCATTTGAATGAGCGGATATTGATAGCTGGCGTGGGCGGGCAGGGAGTCTTATCCTTAGGACATACCATAGCACAAGCTGCGGCCCTGGAGGGACGGTGGGTTAGCTGGGTTCCATCCTATGGAGCCGAGATGCGCGGTGGGGTTACTACTTGTACAGTAGTGATCTCTGATACGCCCGTCCTCTGTCCAGTCGTTGACAGCTTCGGTAGTTTCATAGCTTTGGCTCCTCAAGCCAGCAATTTGGGGTCGTTGGTAGAAACAACTGGTTTGGTGCTCTGCGATAACAAATATTCCCACCTAGTCCGGCTTGGTAAAGACATTCGGACGGTTACAATCCCGGCAGGCGATTTGGGAGAGAGGTTGTCGTTGACACGGTATATAAATATGATTTTTCTAGGCGCATACCTAGCCCTTCAACCTGTTGTTAGCTTTACAGCAGTTGAATTAGCATTAAAGGACATCTTCGGCCAAGGAGAGGAAATTGCTAGCGTTAACCAAAAAGCCCTACTAGCAGGAAAGGAATACATCGAACATAATGCCTAATCTTTCTCGGTGATGCATATCTATAGGCTGTAGCTAACCGACTTTTCGCTATGAAGGGAAGGTTGAGAGCATGCAGCCTATTAGAAAAATGTTTCCTGGAGGTAATACAGCCAAGGGTTTCCATTCATTTTATGACTTCATTGCTCCTCTTAGGCCTAACCGCATTTATATCATAAAAGGCGGACCTGGCATTGGCAAATCAACCTTAATTCGGAAGATAGGTATGGCCCTTTACGAAAAAGGGTTGCCGCTGGAGCTGCATTTGTGTTCCTCTGACAATAGTTCTTTAGATGCAGTTGCGCTGCCCAGCCTTAAGGTTAGTGTTGTGGATGGCACTAGCCCGCACACAGTTGATCCTAAATGGCCCGGGGCAGTCGAAGAAATTATCAACCTGGGGAATCTCTGGGATAGTAGCTACTTGCGACACCATC
The Clostridia bacterium genome window above contains:
- a CDS encoding 2-oxoacid:acceptor oxidoreductase family protein; this translates as MGMHLNERILIAGVGGQGVLSLGHTIAQAAALEGRWVSWVPSYGAEMRGGVTTCTVVISDTPVLCPVVDSFGSFIALAPQASNLGSLVETTGLVLCDNKYSHLVRLGKDIRTVTIPAGDLGERLSLTRYINMIFLGAYLALQPVVSFTAVELALKDIFGQGEEIASVNQKALLAGKEYIEHNA
- a CDS encoding 2-oxoglutarate oxidoreductase produces the protein MAVAGEWFLPQWRSWDTSYREDRKVLSPTTNRPRSLVDISFHYCPGCGHGIIHRLVAEVIDELGIQGQTIGVASVGCSVHTLSYFDLDMQQAAHGRAPAVATGIKRVLPKQIVFTYQGDGDLGAIGIGEMFHATARGEKITVIYVNNAVYGMTGGQMAPTTLIGQATSTTPDGRLPDRDGFPIKVAELVSMIDGSAFVARTSVHNPVNVARTKKAIRMAFQAQMNRLGLGLVEVLSPCPTNWHLSPSEAMKWIENVMIKSFPLGIMKSLER